Proteins from one Pseudomonas grandcourensis genomic window:
- a CDS encoding TRAP transporter substrate-binding protein, whose amino-acid sequence MDFKRTLLAAALPFAFSLSGAAQALEIKFADIHPAGYPTVVAEEQLGKTLVADSNGALTFKMFAGGVLGSEKEVIEQAQVGAVQMARVSLGIVGPVVPDVNVFNMPFVFRDQAHMRKVIDGAVGDEILDKITNSEFNLVALAWMDGGTRNLYTKKPVRSLEDLKGMKIRVQGNPMFIETINAMGGNGIAMDTGEIFSALQTGVIDGAENNPPTLLEHNHYQNAKYYSLTGHLILPEPIVMSKITWEKLTPEQQALVKKTAKAAQAQERTLWDAKSASSEEKLKAAGVEFITVDKKPFYEATASIREKYGAPYADLIKRIEAVQ is encoded by the coding sequence ATGGACTTCAAACGCACCTTGCTCGCCGCTGCACTTCCCTTCGCCTTCTCCCTCAGCGGTGCCGCCCAGGCACTGGAAATCAAATTCGCCGACATCCACCCCGCCGGTTACCCGACCGTGGTGGCTGAAGAACAACTGGGCAAAACCCTGGTGGCCGACAGCAATGGCGCGCTGACCTTCAAGATGTTCGCCGGTGGCGTGCTCGGCTCGGAAAAAGAAGTGATCGAACAGGCCCAGGTCGGCGCCGTGCAGATGGCCCGGGTCAGCCTCGGCATCGTCGGGCCGGTGGTGCCGGACGTGAACGTGTTCAACATGCCGTTCGTGTTCCGTGACCAGGCGCATATGCGCAAGGTCATCGACGGGGCGGTCGGCGACGAAATCCTCGACAAGATCACCAACTCCGAATTCAACCTGGTCGCCCTGGCCTGGATGGACGGCGGCACGCGCAACCTCTACACCAAGAAACCGGTGCGCAGCCTTGAAGACCTCAAGGGTATGAAGATCCGCGTGCAAGGCAACCCGATGTTCATCGAGACCATCAACGCCATGGGCGGCAACGGCATTGCGATGGACACCGGCGAAATCTTCAGCGCCCTGCAGACCGGCGTGATCGACGGTGCGGAAAACAACCCGCCGACCCTGCTCGAACACAACCACTACCAGAATGCCAAGTACTACAGCCTGACCGGCCACCTGATCCTGCCCGAGCCGATCGTGATGTCGAAAATCACCTGGGAAAAGCTCACCCCCGAGCAACAAGCCCTGGTGAAGAAAACCGCCAAGGCGGCCCAGGCCCAGGAACGCACCCTGTGGGATGCGAAATCGGCCAGCAGCGAAGAGAAGCTCAAGGCCGCCGGCGTCGAGTTCATCACCGTCGACAAGAAACCTTTCTACGAGGCCACCGCGTCGATCCGCGAGAAATACGGCGCGCCCTACGCCGATCTGATCAAGCGCATCGAAGCCGTTCAG
- a CDS encoding SMP-30/gluconolactonase/LRE family protein produces MQAELIVDARNAVGESPVWVPEENALYWVDIPAGGLQRWSAATGQVDAWKTPEMLACIARHRDGGWVAGMESGFFRLHPRTDGSLDSERLAQVDHARTDMRLNDGRCDRQGRFWAGSMVLNMGANAAEGALYRYSAGQRGPLEARLSGFIVPNGLAFSPDGRTMYLSDSHPQVQQIWAFDYDIDSGTPSNRRVFVDMNQYEGRPDGAAVDADGCYWICANDAGLIHRFTPDGRLDRSLAVPVKKPTMCAFGGPRLDTLFVTSIRPGDDHDPQSLAGGVFALDPGVKGLPEPLFND; encoded by the coding sequence ATGCAAGCTGAATTGATTGTCGACGCCCGCAACGCGGTCGGTGAAAGCCCGGTCTGGGTACCTGAGGAAAACGCCCTGTACTGGGTCGATATTCCCGCCGGCGGTTTACAGCGCTGGAGTGCCGCAACCGGACAGGTGGATGCCTGGAAAACCCCGGAGATGCTCGCTTGCATCGCACGTCATCGTGACGGCGGCTGGGTCGCCGGCATGGAGAGCGGGTTCTTCCGCCTGCATCCGCGCACCGACGGCAGCCTCGACAGTGAACGGCTGGCCCAGGTCGACCATGCCCGCACCGACATGCGTTTGAACGACGGCCGCTGCGATCGTCAGGGACGCTTCTGGGCCGGCAGCATGGTGCTGAACATGGGCGCCAACGCCGCCGAGGGTGCGTTGTATCGCTACAGCGCCGGGCAGCGCGGGCCGCTCGAGGCCCGACTGAGCGGTTTCATCGTGCCCAACGGCCTCGCTTTCAGCCCGGACGGGCGCACAATGTACCTGTCCGACTCTCACCCTCAGGTCCAGCAGATCTGGGCCTTCGACTATGACATCGACAGCGGTACGCCTTCGAATCGCCGCGTGTTCGTGGACATGAACCAGTATGAAGGTCGCCCCGACGGCGCAGCGGTCGACGCCGATGGCTGCTACTGGATTTGCGCCAACGACGCAGGCTTGATCCACCGTTTTACCCCCGACGGCCGACTTGACCGTTCCCTCGCCGTACCGGTGAAAAAACCCACCATGTGCGCCTTCGGTGGCCCTCGACTGGACACGCTGTTCGTGACCTCGATCCGCCCCGGCGACGACCATGACCCGCAATCACTGGCCGGTGGCGTGTTCGCCCTCGACCCCGGCGTCAAAGGTTTACCCGAACCCCTGTTCAACGACTGA
- a CDS encoding NAD(P)-dependent oxidoreductase produces the protein MTTTATARPPFNRLLLTGAAGGLGKVLRESLRPYANVIRLSDIVDIAPAIDDREEVVPCDLADKQAVHQLVEGVDAILHFGGVSTERSFEEILGANICGVFHIYEAARRHGVKRVIFASSNHVIGFYSQDEVIDAHSPRRPDSYYGLSKSYGEDMATFYFDRYGIETVSVRIGSSFPEPHNRRMMSTWLSFGDLTQLLERALYTPNVGHTVVYGMSDNKDIWWDNRYATALGFAPQDSSEVFREKVEAQPMPAADDPARLYQGGAFCAAGPFGD, from the coding sequence ATGACGACCACTGCAACCGCCCGCCCCCCTTTCAATCGCCTGCTGCTGACCGGCGCCGCCGGTGGCCTCGGTAAAGTCCTGCGCGAAAGCCTGCGCCCCTACGCCAATGTCATTCGCCTGTCGGACATCGTCGACATCGCGCCGGCCATCGATGACCGCGAAGAAGTCGTGCCCTGCGATCTGGCCGACAAGCAGGCGGTGCATCAACTGGTCGAAGGCGTGGACGCGATCCTGCACTTCGGCGGCGTGTCGACCGAGCGCTCGTTCGAAGAGATCCTCGGCGCCAACATCTGCGGCGTGTTCCACATCTACGAAGCCGCGCGGCGCCACGGTGTGAAGCGGGTGATCTTCGCCAGTTCCAACCATGTGATCGGCTTCTACAGCCAGGACGAGGTCATCGACGCCCACTCCCCTCGCCGCCCGGACAGTTACTACGGTTTGTCCAAGTCCTACGGCGAAGACATGGCCACCTTCTACTTCGACCGCTATGGCATCGAGACCGTCAGCGTGCGCATCGGCTCGTCGTTCCCGGAGCCGCACAACCGCCGGATGATGAGCACCTGGCTGAGCTTCGGCGACCTGACCCAACTGCTCGAGCGCGCCCTGTACACGCCGAATGTCGGCCACACCGTGGTCTATGGCATGTCCGACAACAAGGACATCTGGTGGGACAACCGCTACGCCACGGCCCTGGGTTTTGCCCCGCAGGACAGCTCCGAAGTGTTCCGCGAAAAAGTCGAAGCCCAGCCGATGCCAGCCGCCGATGATCCGGCGCGGCTCTATCAGGGCGGCGCCTTCTGTGCAGCCGGGCCGTTCGGTGACTGA
- a CDS encoding OprD family porin, producing MSKLVRNSSARPSRPDFARRHALSLIGCSGLALVLPMTGQAEGFTDDAKATLNLRNAYINRNYTNPAYPQGKAEEWTQNFILDARSGFTQGPVGFGVDVLGLYSQKLDGGKGTGGTQLLPIHGDGRPADNFGRLGVALKGKISKTELKVGEWMPVLPILRSDDGRSLPQTFQGAQVTSTEISGLTLYGGQFRKNSPRNDASMEDMFMNGKAAFTSDRFNFGGGEYAFNEKRTQVGVWYSELSDIYQQQYFNLTHSQPVGDWTLGANLGYFIGKEDGSAKAGDLDNKTAFALLSAKYGGNTFSVGLQKLTGDDVWMRVNGTSGGTLANDSYNSSYDNAREKSWQVRHDYNFVALGVPGLTLMNRYISGDNVHTGKITDGEEWGRESELAYTVQSGALKNLNVKWRNATIRKSFSTNEFDENRIFISYPISLL from the coding sequence GTGAGCAAGCTCGTCCGCAATTCCTCCGCCCGTCCTTCGCGTCCAGACTTTGCCCGTCGTCATGCCCTGAGCCTGATCGGCTGCAGCGGCCTGGCCCTCGTCCTGCCCATGACTGGCCAGGCCGAAGGTTTCACCGACGACGCCAAGGCCACGCTGAACCTGCGTAACGCCTACATCAACCGCAACTACACCAACCCGGCCTACCCTCAGGGCAAGGCTGAAGAGTGGACGCAAAACTTCATTCTCGATGCCCGCTCCGGGTTCACCCAGGGTCCTGTGGGTTTCGGTGTCGATGTACTGGGCCTGTATTCGCAGAAGCTCGATGGCGGCAAAGGCACCGGTGGCACGCAGCTGTTGCCGATCCACGGCGATGGCCGCCCCGCCGACAATTTCGGCCGGCTCGGCGTGGCGCTCAAAGGCAAGATCTCGAAAACCGAATTGAAAGTCGGCGAATGGATGCCGGTGCTGCCGATCCTGCGTTCCGACGATGGCCGCTCGCTGCCGCAGACCTTCCAGGGCGCTCAGGTGACCTCCACCGAAATCAGCGGCCTGACGCTTTATGGCGGTCAATTCCGGAAAAACAGCCCGCGTAACGACGCGAGTATGGAAGACATGTTCATGAACGGCAAAGCGGCGTTCACCTCGGACCGTTTCAACTTCGGCGGCGGTGAATATGCGTTCAACGAAAAGCGCACGCAGGTCGGCGTCTGGTACTCGGAACTCAGTGACATCTACCAGCAGCAATACTTCAACCTGACCCACAGCCAACCCGTCGGCGACTGGACCCTGGGCGCCAACCTCGGCTACTTCATCGGCAAGGAAGACGGCAGCGCCAAGGCCGGTGATCTCGACAACAAGACCGCGTTCGCCCTGCTCTCGGCCAAATATGGCGGCAACACCTTCTCCGTCGGCCTGCAAAAACTCACCGGCGATGACGTCTGGATGCGGGTCAACGGCACCAGCGGCGGCACCCTGGCCAACGACAGCTACAACTCCAGCTATGACAACGCCCGGGAGAAATCCTGGCAGGTGCGCCACGACTACAACTTCGTCGCTCTCGGCGTTCCGGGCCTGACCCTGATGAACCGCTACATCAGCGGTGACAACGTGCACACGGGAAAAATCACCGACGGCGAGGAATGGGGTCGCGAATCGGAGCTGGCCTACACCGTGCAGAGTGGTGCGCTGAAAAACCTCAACGTGAAATGGCGTAACGCGACTATTCGCAAGAGCTTCAGCACCAACGAATTCGATGAGAACCGGATTTTCATCAGCTATCCGATCAGCCTGCTGTAA
- the copD gene encoding copper homeostasis membrane protein CopD: MASALVLCRFLHFIVVLMLFGGWLFKPLLANGETALDQRLTRTCRWLAVVALASGVCWLLLITASMAGAWDAAFDPSTLGLVLGNTFFGQVWRWHLLINLLLLALLLTPLRASLALRLILSGLLLATLAPVGHGAMLDGTAGRLLILNQLIHLICVGAWLGGLMLLVMILRQPDGHSIRVMLQRFSGVGYGLVAGLLITGLINVRVLTGAFWPTPLFSGFALILLIKATLVATMLGLALFNRLRINDCEQRLQALRASVMLEWMLGLGAVAAVSLLGTLPPMISS; encoded by the coding sequence ATGGCGAGCGCGCTGGTGCTGTGCCGCTTCCTGCATTTCATCGTGGTGCTGATGCTGTTCGGGGGCTGGTTGTTCAAGCCCTTGCTGGCAAATGGCGAAACCGCACTGGATCAGCGCCTGACACGCACCTGCCGTTGGCTGGCCGTGGTGGCGCTGGCCAGCGGGGTCTGCTGGTTGTTGCTGATTACCGCGAGCATGGCCGGGGCCTGGGACGCGGCCTTCGATCCGTCGACCCTGGGCCTGGTGCTGGGCAATACCTTTTTCGGTCAGGTCTGGCGCTGGCATTTGCTGATCAACCTGCTGTTGCTGGCGTTGCTGCTGACACCACTGCGCGCCAGCCTTGCGCTGCGCCTGATCCTCAGCGGCTTGCTGTTGGCCACCCTGGCCCCGGTCGGCCACGGCGCCATGCTCGATGGCACCGCAGGCCGGTTGCTGATCCTCAATCAACTCATTCACTTGATCTGCGTGGGCGCCTGGCTCGGCGGCCTGATGCTGCTGGTGATGATCTTGCGTCAACCCGATGGGCATTCGATCCGCGTGATGTTGCAGCGCTTCAGCGGCGTCGGTTACGGCCTGGTCGCCGGGCTGCTGATCACCGGGCTGATCAATGTGCGGGTGCTCACCGGAGCGTTCTGGCCGACACCGTTGTTCAGCGGGTTCGCCTTGATCCTGTTGATCAAGGCTACGTTGGTGGCGACGATGCTGGGCCTGGCGTTGTTCAATCGCTTGCGGATCAATGATTGCGAGCAGCGTCTGCAAGCATTGCGCGCCAGCGTGATGTTGGAGTGGATGCTGGGGCTTGGCGCGGTCGCGGCGGTCTCGCTGCTGGGCACCCTGCCCCCCATGATTTCCAGCTGA
- the copC gene encoding copper homeostasis periplasmic binding protein CopC, producing MLLKKTLTVTALLGSLLAASSVFAHAHLKSQTPAADSTVAAPTQLRLEFSEGIEASFTKVTLTREGTPVAVKALTTEGSDKKTLIVTPAAPLTAGAYKVEWHAVSVDTHKSEGAYAFKVGQ from the coding sequence ATGCTGCTCAAGAAAACCCTGACCGTCACTGCCCTGCTCGGCTCGCTGCTCGCCGCTTCTTCGGTGTTTGCCCATGCCCACCTGAAAAGCCAGACACCGGCCGCCGACAGCACCGTGGCCGCGCCGACGCAATTGCGCCTGGAGTTCTCCGAGGGTATCGAGGCCAGTTTCACCAAAGTCACGCTGACCCGCGAAGGCACACCAGTGGCGGTCAAAGCGCTGACCACCGAAGGCAGCGACAAAAAGACCCTGATCGTCACCCCGGCCGCGCCGTTGACCGCCGGCGCCTACAAAGTCGAATGGCACGCCGTGTCCGTCGACACCCACAAAAGCGAAGGTGCCTACGCCTTCAAGGTTGGCCAGTAA